The following proteins come from a genomic window of Neofelis nebulosa isolate mNeoNeb1 chromosome 5, mNeoNeb1.pri, whole genome shotgun sequence:
- the ABHD5 gene encoding 1-acylglycerol-3-phosphate O-acyltransferase ABHD5 isoform X3 gives MAAEEEEVGSADTCERSGWLTGWLPTWCPTSTSHLKEAEEKILKCVPCTYKKEPVCISNGNKIWTLKFSHNISNKTPLVLLHGFGGGLGLWALNYGDLCNDRPIYAFDLLGFGRSSRPRFDSDAEEVENQFVESIEEWRCALGLDKMILLGHNLGGFLAAAYSLKYPSRVNHLILVEPWGFPERPDLADQDRPIPVWIRALGAALTPFNPLAGLRIAGPFGLSLVQRLRPDFKRKYSSMFDDDTVTEYIYHCNVQTPRPFSGRGIMCMQINRKTSTRRSRRSVRPSTEPTGGDVGQPACGPIRRLRDSAQSTLQSKDYRKRPSGLVDCPSHTLAF, from the exons ATggcggcggaggaggaggaggtgggctcGGCGGACACCTGCGAGAG GTCAGGATGGCTAACTGGTTGGCTTCCCACCTGGTGCCCTACATCTACATCACACCTTAAAGAAGctgaagagaaaattttaaaat gTGTCCCCTGCACATACAAGAAAGAACCCGTTTGTATATCGAATGGGAATAAGATATGGACGCTGAAGTtctctcacaatatttcaaacaagACTCCGCTTGTCCTCCTCCATGGTTTTGGAGGAGGTCTTGGACTCTGGGCACTGAATTATGGAGATCTTTGCAACGATAGACCCATCTATGCCTTTGACCTGTTGGGCTTTGGACGAAGTAGCAGGCCCAGGTTTGACAGTGATGCGGAAGAAGTGGAGAATCAGTTTGTGGAATCCATTGAAGAGTGGAGATGTGCCCTGGGATTGGACAAAATGATCTTGCTTGGACACAACCTGGGTGGGTTCTTGGCTGCTGCTTACTCTCTGAAGTACCCCTCAAG GGTTAATCATCTCATCTTAGTGGAGCCTTGGGGTTTTCCTGAGCGGCCGGACCTTGCCGATCAAGACAGGCCAATCCCAGTGTGGATCAGAGCCTTGGGAGCAGCACTGACTCCCTTTAACCCTTTGGCTGGCCTCAGGATTGCAGGCCCCTTTG GCTTAAGTCTCGTGCAGCGTTTAAGGCCTGACTTCAAGCGGAAGTATTCTTCAATGTTTGACGACGACACTGTGACAGAGTACATCTACCACTGCAACGTGCAGACTCCAAG GCCATTCTCGGGGCGGGGCATTATGTGTATGCAGATCAACCGGAAGACTTCAACCAGAAGGTCAAGGAGATCTGTGAGACCGTCGACTGAGCCTACTGGCGGGGATGTGGGGCAGCCTGCGTGCGGACCGATACGGCGCCTCCGCGATAGTGCACAGTCCACCCTGCAGAGTAAGGACTACAGGAAAAGACCAAGCGGTCTTGTCGACTGTCCTTCGCACACACTTGCTTTCTGA
- the ABHD5 gene encoding 1-acylglycerol-3-phosphate O-acyltransferase ABHD5 isoform X1: MAAEEEEVGSADTCERSGWLTGWLPTWCPTSTSHLKEAEEKILKCVPCTYKKEPVCISNGNKIWTLKFSHNISNKTPLVLLHGFGGGLGLWALNYGDLCNDRPIYAFDLLGFGRSSRPRFDSDAEEVENQFVESIEEWRCALGLDKMILLGHNLGGFLAAAYSLKYPSRVNHLILVEPWGFPERPDLADQDRPIPVWIRALGAALTPFNPLAGLRIAGPFGLSLVQRLRPDFKRKYSSMFDDDTVTEYIYHCNVQTPSGETAFKNMTIPYGWAKRPMLQRIGKMHPDIPVSVIYGARSCIDGNSGTSIQSLRPHSYVKTIAILGAGHYVYADQPEDFNQKVKEICETVD; this comes from the exons ATggcggcggaggaggaggaggtgggctcGGCGGACACCTGCGAGAG GTCAGGATGGCTAACTGGTTGGCTTCCCACCTGGTGCCCTACATCTACATCACACCTTAAAGAAGctgaagagaaaattttaaaat gTGTCCCCTGCACATACAAGAAAGAACCCGTTTGTATATCGAATGGGAATAAGATATGGACGCTGAAGTtctctcacaatatttcaaacaagACTCCGCTTGTCCTCCTCCATGGTTTTGGAGGAGGTCTTGGACTCTGGGCACTGAATTATGGAGATCTTTGCAACGATAGACCCATCTATGCCTTTGACCTGTTGGGCTTTGGACGAAGTAGCAGGCCCAGGTTTGACAGTGATGCGGAAGAAGTGGAGAATCAGTTTGTGGAATCCATTGAAGAGTGGAGATGTGCCCTGGGATTGGACAAAATGATCTTGCTTGGACACAACCTGGGTGGGTTCTTGGCTGCTGCTTACTCTCTGAAGTACCCCTCAAG GGTTAATCATCTCATCTTAGTGGAGCCTTGGGGTTTTCCTGAGCGGCCGGACCTTGCCGATCAAGACAGGCCAATCCCAGTGTGGATCAGAGCCTTGGGAGCAGCACTGACTCCCTTTAACCCTTTGGCTGGCCTCAGGATTGCAGGCCCCTTTG GCTTAAGTCTCGTGCAGCGTTTAAGGCCTGACTTCAAGCGGAAGTATTCTTCAATGTTTGACGACGACACTGTGACAGAGTACATCTACCACTGCAACGTGCAGACTCCAAG tGGTGAGACAGCGTTCAAAAATATGACCATTCCCTACGGATGGGCAAAAAGGCCAATGCTCCAGCGCATTGGCAAAATGCACCCTGACATTCCGGTTTCGGTGATCTATGGCGCCCGATCCTGCATAGATGGCAATTCTGGCACCAGCATCCAGTCCTTGCGGCCACATTCATACGTGAAGACAATA GCCATTCTCGGGGCGGGGCATTATGTGTATGCAGATCAACCGGAAGACTTCAACCAGAAGGTCAAGGAGATCTGTGAGACCGTCGACTGA
- the ABHD5 gene encoding 1-acylglycerol-3-phosphate O-acyltransferase ABHD5 isoform X2, which translates to MPDLPSPADPRSGWLTGWLPTWCPTSTSHLKEAEEKILKCVPCTYKKEPVCISNGNKIWTLKFSHNISNKTPLVLLHGFGGGLGLWALNYGDLCNDRPIYAFDLLGFGRSSRPRFDSDAEEVENQFVESIEEWRCALGLDKMILLGHNLGGFLAAAYSLKYPSRVNHLILVEPWGFPERPDLADQDRPIPVWIRALGAALTPFNPLAGLRIAGPFGLSLVQRLRPDFKRKYSSMFDDDTVTEYIYHCNVQTPSGETAFKNMTIPYGWAKRPMLQRIGKMHPDIPVSVIYGARSCIDGNSGTSIQSLRPHSYVKTIAILGAGHYVYADQPEDFNQKVKEICETVD; encoded by the exons ATGCCAGATCTACCAAGCCCAGCTGATCCCAG GTCAGGATGGCTAACTGGTTGGCTTCCCACCTGGTGCCCTACATCTACATCACACCTTAAAGAAGctgaagagaaaattttaaaat gTGTCCCCTGCACATACAAGAAAGAACCCGTTTGTATATCGAATGGGAATAAGATATGGACGCTGAAGTtctctcacaatatttcaaacaagACTCCGCTTGTCCTCCTCCATGGTTTTGGAGGAGGTCTTGGACTCTGGGCACTGAATTATGGAGATCTTTGCAACGATAGACCCATCTATGCCTTTGACCTGTTGGGCTTTGGACGAAGTAGCAGGCCCAGGTTTGACAGTGATGCGGAAGAAGTGGAGAATCAGTTTGTGGAATCCATTGAAGAGTGGAGATGTGCCCTGGGATTGGACAAAATGATCTTGCTTGGACACAACCTGGGTGGGTTCTTGGCTGCTGCTTACTCTCTGAAGTACCCCTCAAG GGTTAATCATCTCATCTTAGTGGAGCCTTGGGGTTTTCCTGAGCGGCCGGACCTTGCCGATCAAGACAGGCCAATCCCAGTGTGGATCAGAGCCTTGGGAGCAGCACTGACTCCCTTTAACCCTTTGGCTGGCCTCAGGATTGCAGGCCCCTTTG GCTTAAGTCTCGTGCAGCGTTTAAGGCCTGACTTCAAGCGGAAGTATTCTTCAATGTTTGACGACGACACTGTGACAGAGTACATCTACCACTGCAACGTGCAGACTCCAAG tGGTGAGACAGCGTTCAAAAATATGACCATTCCCTACGGATGGGCAAAAAGGCCAATGCTCCAGCGCATTGGCAAAATGCACCCTGACATTCCGGTTTCGGTGATCTATGGCGCCCGATCCTGCATAGATGGCAATTCTGGCACCAGCATCCAGTCCTTGCGGCCACATTCATACGTGAAGACAATA GCCATTCTCGGGGCGGGGCATTATGTGTATGCAGATCAACCGGAAGACTTCAACCAGAAGGTCAAGGAGATCTGTGAGACCGTCGACTGA